The Capsicum annuum cultivar UCD-10X-F1 chromosome 3, UCD10Xv1.1, whole genome shotgun sequence genomic sequence AATCTGAATTGCCAGAGCTCAGTCTACTATGATATAGATCCTGGCGTCTTTTACATTATCACCAACGTACTTGCCCCATTTTCAATTACACCAAACACAAGAAATGAAGTTACTTCATGTTGAACAAACGTTTTAGGCCAAGAAAGTTCAATAATACTTTGTGATGTTGCAATTCTTAATAATACTTCACAAAAGATTTTAAGGAATTCACTTTCCGGGGCATGTTAAATTGAAGACCCAGCATGGTTGAATCATTTTCTTAATTTCACCTTTATGAATCTAACAATATTTGATCCAGTCGTTTACTTTCATTTCAAAAAGCAGATCATGTTTCCACACACAGAACAGACCAAAAAAGGCatatattataaaatacaatacattacagtacagtacAATAACAAGTAACAACCATAGCAGCCATACAAACAATCCGAGCACTTGATTTTCCCACTAACTCATACTAGGAGGGAAATCCACAAGAGATAATATGCAAATAGAAAGAACCAATTACCAAATTCAAAGAGTGTTAACTCGGGGACAAATACGAGCTCGTAGTGGATTCTTCATTACAACAGTGAATTCTTGCTTCTCCGAGAGATCAACACCATATCCTTCCACAGGATTCCATTGAAAATGCCAAATCAGATTAGCCACAAAATATTCTAAATGAAGCATAGCCAACGCATAGCCAGGACATATTCTCCTCCCTGCACCGAACGGCATCATCTTGATCTCTCTACTTCCTGTTATATCAAAGGATTCCTTATCTGATCCTTCCACTAAGAACCTCTCTGGCTTAAACTCCAAGGGATCCTCCCACACATTTGGGTCTAAGGCCATGTCCGCAAGCATGAAATTGATGGTCACATTCTTTGGGATTACGTAGCCGTTCAGTTCAACTTCCTCTGTCACCTTGTGTGGAAACAGAATGTGACCAGGTGGGTGCCGCCTAAGGCCTTCCAATATCACTGCTTTCAAGTAGGGCATTTTTTGCAAATCTTCCTCCTTCACCACCTCTTCTGTCGACTCGCTCTTTTTTTCACCCACTACACTGGCAATTTCTTGATATAGCTTGTCCTGAATGGTAGGATTTTTAACCAAGTTGGCCATAATCCATTGCAAGGCAGTGGAGGTCGTATCAGTTGCGGCGGTTAGGAATTCAATGCAGAGGCCAACGATTTCTCGATGATTGAGTTTTCTTTTTTCATCTGGCCACTCCAAATTCAATAGAGTATCCACATAACACGTCACAAATTCATCCTCCAACTCACCATGCTCGGTTTTTTGTTCTTTGGCCTTGATTCGTGCTTCAATCAAAGGAAGGTAGGTTTTCTCTTGCTCTTGTCCTAGTTCATAGAATTCCTTCCAGAGCTTCCCAAAAATTAGCTTTCCAAGTCTAGGAAAGATAGCGAGTACTTTGAAACGTCGGAGTCCCAAGAGGAACTTCACTagcatattttcaatttttttgatttgaGGTTCGTCAAGTTTGTCCCCAAAACACATCAAGACAAGAAGACAGAACATAGCATACTGAAAATGATCAACTAACTTCACGGAATCGTCTTGTTTGCCACGGAGCTGTTTAAGGAGGATATCCAACACCCAGGCTCGGGCTTTGGAATAGGACTTGATGCGAGAAGGATGGAGCATTTCTGAAGTCAAGTTTCGACGGAGCAGACGCCATGTTGAGCCATAAGGTGCACTGTTGATGACGCGGGTTTCATTGTTCGAATCTACACTTTCCCGGTCAGAGAAAACAGAGCCTTTCTGGACTAAAGCTTGGTAGGCTAAAGAATGACTAGATACGAATATGGTGGTACGGGTCCCCATATTGAGGGTGATCATAGGACCATACTTAGCCTTGAGATCAACGAGTATGCGTTCCACGTCGATGATGCCCCTCCTGGCCCATAAAAAAGTGCCGATCACCGGCCAAGTGTAGGGTCCCGGTGGGAGTTTCTTCTTGGACTTGGAATTAGAAGAGATGATAGTATCAAAAAGGGATTTGAGGAAGAAAGAGATACATAAAGTGACAACAATAATAAACCAGGTTTCCATTATTACTGTATTATTTTTCTACTTGTATCGCATTTATTATACGAGAGTCAATTTAATTAATCTTTCAatctaaattgaatcaaattcattaaatattttttaaagaattttaaattttaaaacttagatatttgaaaattattaaataaaaaataaactcatactaaaatagattttcaaatatCAATCATGACTCTGATAATGGAAACatgataactaaaaataaatgagcaataagtaaaaataaattgattCTCCTTTAGATACtgagaagaaaaatcattttggtTGAGAAATTTATAAGAAAAGTGATAAATAATTCAAGGGGAAAGAAGAAAGAATCAATCTATTTaggaaattcatatcaaattaagaagaaaataaggtGAAATTTGCTTTGTTTTTGAAAGGTACCAAAATTAGTACTGATATTATTTCTTTCAGCTTCTTTATTCTActgattcctttctttttttatttttctttaaaatatttctatttcattttttcttatgTATAAATCTATTTTAtggaattcatatcaaattaattAGGAGGAGAGTAAAGAGAAATTTGTTTAGTAATTTGAATGGAATTGAAATTAGTACTAAAAATTAGAAGGAGAACACGAATAAGCTAAGATGCTAAGCGTGGATCAATGTGCTTCTTCGGTTCACGATTACTTGTGGCTTTCTATTTTATGAGATTCAATTTAGTGGCGTTTAGTcactaaaattaattatttcttttactttatttgaacATTTTcaaattgaagttggagttgtgtatTATCATAGTTTTGTATTCTCTTTGTTTTGTATTAGttgacctttttaaaaaaatatttattttaattttattgttcaaGTTCTAAAAATAGgaatattttatacatatgttttCAATTTTACCCTTGATAAGTATACTAAATACATCaatagttttcaaaattattgaatggtgcataaatgatctcaattctcaattctcaaaattaaatgattattacTAGTTTCAATTATAAATACTCAATGTTCTAGACATAATATAGTGATGGAGTAATATGTATCAAACTTAAATGTTTAATCATTGCATTGATTATTACATTTTAAAAGACATTCATGGataaat encodes the following:
- the LOC107862944 gene encoding cytochrome P450 89A2-like (The RefSeq protein has 2 substitutions compared to this genomic sequence) encodes the protein METWFIIVVTLCISFFLKSIFDIIISSNSKSKKKLPPGPYTWPVIGTFLWARRGIIDVERILVDLKAKYGPMITLNMGTRTTIFVSSHSLAYQALVQKGSVFSDRESVDSNNETRVINSAPYGSTWRLLRRNLTSEMLHPSRIKSYSKARAWVLDILLKQLRGKQDDSVKLVDHFQYAMFCLLVLMCFGDKLDEPQIKKIENMLVKFLLGLRRFKVLAIFPRLGKLIFGKLWKEFYELGQEQEKTYLPLIEARIKAKEQKTEHGELEDEFVTCYVDTLLNLEWPDEKRKLNHREIVGLCIEFLTAATDTTSTALQWIMANLVKNPTIQDKLYQEIASVVGEKKSESTEEVVKEEDLQKMPYLKAVILEGLRRHPPGHILFPHKVTEEVELNGYVIPKNVTINFMLADMALDPNVWEDPLEFKPERFLVEGSDKESFDITGSREIKMMPFGAGRRICPGYALAMLHLEYFVANLIWHFQWNPVEGYGVDLSEKQEFTVVMKNPLRARICPRVNTL